One part of the Acinetobacter sp. XS-4 genome encodes these proteins:
- a CDS encoding molybdopterin-dependent oxidoreductase — MVEVLKQNKTDVTACILCSRNCGLSVEIKDNQFVKIKGNPEHPFSQGYICQKAARLQHYQQHADRLTTPLKRQPDGSFQEVSWDVAIQEIADRLVQIRDNFGGTAFASVGGGGQGNHLGAAYGRQLLLAMKSYYSYNSLAQEKTGDFWLNGRLFGSQACHTTEDVEYADYVLFIGTNPFQAHGIPNARDTLKHIKKDPNRTMVVFDPRVTETAKQADIHVQLKPGTDAFLMSAMIAIIIKEKLYDVAFIEQHTQGFEDVKTAFSRVPIEDYIAKADVPVDLIYQVVRDFAKAKRGCVRIDLGIQHTLNTTLNGYLEKLLYLVTGNFGKQGTNNLHTMFIPILSDTDERKPKYRRSVYHKMFPISGFFPPNILPDEILKAGEKRIRAVFVDSCNPLLTYPDTPAYEKAFKALDLLVVVDIAMTETARLADYILPAHTQFEKWEFTGFNLEFPKNGFHLRHPVLAAQANTLPEAEIYTRLLEAMQVIPKRFPILEKIASVDSKKTAYLPYLSALGLTFARHKKYIPFAASILYRTLGKQLEKSAGSVAFLLPLSIQYAVLHTKAVRRAGYKGNPLTLGVRLFEQILKQRSGVVLSEHEYDEIWKLVAYKDKKVRLAIPEMLTELASLKNHQVNAKDFPFILLSGERRSYNANQIYRDPAWRKVDAEGALRIHPEDARHLNVDAGGQLKCISQHGEIQVTVDFDEGMRKGVVSLPHGYGMRFQGSEPIGPQLNRLISAEHCDPLSKTPYHKYVPIRLEKC; from the coding sequence ATGGTCGAAGTGCTGAAGCAAAACAAAACGGATGTGACCGCATGTATTTTGTGTTCTAGAAACTGCGGTTTAAGTGTCGAAATTAAAGATAATCAGTTTGTCAAAATTAAAGGTAATCCTGAGCATCCATTTTCACAGGGCTACATTTGCCAAAAAGCTGCCAGATTACAACACTATCAACAACATGCAGACCGTTTGACTACACCTTTAAAACGCCAGCCAGATGGTTCATTTCAAGAAGTGAGCTGGGATGTGGCCATACAAGAAATAGCTGATCGATTAGTACAGATTAGAGATAATTTTGGTGGGACGGCTTTTGCTTCTGTTGGGGGAGGTGGTCAAGGTAATCATCTAGGTGCAGCATATGGCCGACAACTCTTACTGGCCATGAAAAGTTATTATTCTTACAACTCTCTTGCTCAAGAAAAAACGGGTGATTTTTGGCTCAATGGACGTTTGTTCGGTAGTCAGGCATGCCATACGACAGAAGATGTGGAGTATGCAGACTATGTTCTTTTTATTGGGACAAATCCTTTTCAGGCCCATGGCATTCCCAACGCGCGAGATACGCTAAAACATATTAAGAAAGATCCGAATCGAACCATGGTGGTGTTTGACCCGCGAGTTACCGAAACAGCCAAACAAGCAGATATTCATGTACAGCTAAAACCCGGAACAGATGCTTTTTTAATGTCGGCGATGATTGCAATCATTATTAAAGAAAAGCTTTATGATGTAGCGTTTATTGAGCAGCATACACAAGGTTTTGAAGATGTAAAAACAGCATTTAGTCGTGTGCCGATTGAAGACTATATTGCCAAAGCAGATGTTCCGGTCGATTTGATTTACCAAGTGGTTCGAGATTTTGCTAAAGCTAAAAGAGGCTGTGTACGTATTGATTTAGGTATTCAGCATACTTTAAACACGACATTAAACGGATATTTAGAAAAACTACTGTACTTAGTGACTGGAAACTTTGGAAAGCAGGGCACCAATAATTTGCATACCATGTTTATTCCAATCTTAAGCGATACAGATGAAAGAAAGCCGAAATATAGACGTAGTGTTTACCATAAAATGTTCCCAATTTCCGGGTTCTTCCCGCCTAATATTTTACCCGATGAAATCTTAAAAGCAGGGGAAAAACGAATCCGTGCTGTGTTTGTAGATAGCTGTAATCCACTATTAACCTATCCCGATACACCAGCTTACGAAAAAGCGTTTAAAGCATTGGATTTATTGGTTGTGGTCGATATTGCCATGACAGAAACCGCGAGGTTGGCAGATTATATTTTGCCAGCACACACCCAGTTTGAAAAATGGGAATTTACAGGTTTTAACTTGGAATTTCCTAAAAATGGTTTTCACTTAAGACATCCTGTATTAGCTGCTCAAGCCAATACTTTGCCGGAAGCAGAAATTTATACACGATTACTTGAAGCCATGCAGGTAATTCCAAAAAGGTTTCCAATTTTAGAAAAAATAGCTTCAGTCGATTCGAAAAAAACAGCCTATTTACCTTACTTATCTGCATTAGGGCTTACTTTTGCGCGGCATAAAAAATATATCCCTTTTGCAGCCTCAATTCTCTATCGTACTTTAGGTAAACAGTTAGAAAAATCAGCAGGTTCGGTTGCTTTTTTATTGCCGCTGTCGATTCAATATGCTGTCTTACACACCAAAGCGGTGCGCCGTGCAGGTTACAAAGGTAACCCTTTAACATTGGGCGTTCGTTTATTCGAGCAAATTTTAAAGCAGCGATCAGGTGTCGTGTTATCAGAACATGAATATGATGAAATCTGGAAGTTGGTTGCTTATAAAGATAAGAAAGTACGTCTTGCTATTCCAGAGATGTTAACCGAGCTGGCAAGTTTAAAAAATCATCAGGTTAATGCAAAAGATTTTCCATTCATACTTTTATCAGGTGAACGACGTAGTTATAACGCCAATCAAATTTACCGTGATCCTGCTTGGCGAAAAGTAGATGCTGAAGGGGCCTTACGAATTCATCCTGAAGATGCAAGGCACCTAAATGTAGATGCAGGCGGTCAGCTTAAATGTATTTCACAACATGGAGAAATTCAGGTTACTGTAGATTTTGATGAAGGAATGCGAAAAGGTGTGGTATCACTTCCACATGGTTATGGCATGCGCTTTCAAGGTAGTGAACCAATTGGGCCACAATTAAATCGACTAATTTCCGCTGAACATTGTGATCCATTATCTAAAACGCCGTACCATAAATATGTACCCATCCGCTTAGAAAAGTGCTAG
- the moaA gene encoding GTP 3',8-cyclase MoaA, with amino-acid sequence MQMMKQYHSETAPMLLQDQYGRIKRKLRISVTDRCNFKCVYCMPEHPEWLNKQDLLSFEALFQFCRFMVQHGVESIRITGGEPLMRQGIVHFVRDLQALKALGLKRISMTTNGHYLAKYAQQLKDAGLDDLNISLDSLDPIQFKELTKKKLEPVLGGIQAAKDAGLPFKINCVLMKDKNDDQILPMVRWSIANHIPLRFIEFMPLDGDALWSNKDVVSEAEILQALQQHYSVQVVEQQHEPARQYLLNNSYALGIISTITHSFCHQCDRIRLTAQGELYNCLFAPQGLNIKPQLQALSRAQNSTDHVLYSQQLKDQVMPYIWNKAKGFHALQHQQTRKISMHMLGG; translated from the coding sequence GTGCAAATGATGAAACAATATCACTCTGAAACTGCGCCAATGCTTCTGCAAGATCAATATGGGCGCATCAAGCGTAAGTTACGTATTTCGGTAACCGATCGCTGTAATTTTAAGTGTGTATATTGCATGCCTGAGCACCCTGAATGGTTAAATAAACAAGACTTGCTTAGTTTTGAGGCACTTTTTCAATTTTGCCGTTTTATGGTGCAACATGGTGTTGAAAGTATTCGTATTACGGGTGGTGAACCATTAATGCGTCAAGGCATTGTTCATTTTGTTCGTGATTTGCAAGCCTTAAAAGCATTAGGTTTAAAACGCATTTCAATGACCACCAATGGACATTATCTTGCCAAATACGCTCAGCAATTAAAAGATGCTGGGTTAGATGACCTAAATATTAGTTTAGATAGTCTTGATCCGATTCAATTCAAAGAACTTACCAAGAAAAAATTAGAACCAGTTCTTGGGGGTATTCAAGCTGCGAAAGATGCAGGACTACCTTTTAAGATAAACTGTGTGTTAATGAAAGACAAAAATGACGATCAAATCTTACCCATGGTGAGATGGTCAATCGCCAACCACATTCCGCTACGTTTTATTGAATTTATGCCACTTGATGGTGATGCACTCTGGTCAAATAAAGATGTGGTGAGTGAAGCTGAAATTTTACAGGCGTTGCAACAACATTATTCGGTACAGGTTGTTGAGCAACAACATGAGCCAGCGCGCCAATATTTGCTTAATAATAGCTATGCTCTCGGCATTATTTCTACCATTACTCATTCATTTTGCCACCAATGTGACCGCATACGACTAACGGCGCAAGGTGAGCTTTATAACTGTCTCTTTGCCCCGCAGGGTTTAAATATTAAGCCGCAGCTTCAAGCATTATCACGCGCACAGAACTCAACCGATCATGTGCTGTATAGTCAGCAATTGAAAGATCAGGTTATGCCGTATATCTGGAATAAAGCCAAAGGCTTTCATGCCTTACAACATCAACAAACCCGTAAAATCAGTATGCATATGCTTGGGGGATAA
- a CDS encoding MoaD/ThiS family protein: MQQSIQIKIESFGAIEKLLPQNLSLVCLNPILVKDVLDEIVSLHPECTQAMEKCACAIGDNVITRQSALSQPCTLVLLSPVAGG, encoded by the coding sequence ATGCAGCAATCTATCCAAATTAAAATCGAATCATTTGGTGCAATTGAAAAATTGCTTCCTCAGAATCTTTCGTTAGTTTGTCTCAACCCTATTTTAGTTAAAGATGTCTTAGATGAAATTGTTTCGTTGCATCCAGAATGTACACAGGCTATGGAAAAGTGTGCATGTGCTATTGGCGATAATGTCATAACGAGGCAATCTGCCTTAAGCCAGCCATGTACTTTGGTTTTATTATCACCAGTTGCAGGAGGATAA
- a CDS encoding molybdenum cofactor biosynthesis protein MoaE, giving the protein MRDFARIQEQALSLDSFDPIESFPECGGIDIFMGTVRNHHEGKAVQALKYTSYKPLSEKMIREIELEIEKKYQVSYVRVVHRIGYLDVGETAIIAIAYAAHRREAFQACEEAVERVKHEVPVFKEEFFTDGTSHYVEGCCIRKDAPQEHKHHHHAGHEHSH; this is encoded by the coding sequence ATGCGAGATTTTGCACGTATACAAGAGCAGGCTTTAAGCCTAGATAGCTTTGATCCTATTGAATCATTTCCTGAATGCGGTGGAATCGATATTTTTATGGGAACGGTTCGCAATCATCATGAAGGTAAGGCTGTTCAGGCGCTAAAATATACCTCGTATAAACCGCTTTCTGAAAAAATGATACGTGAAATTGAACTGGAAATTGAGAAAAAGTATCAGGTATCTTATGTGCGGGTGGTTCATCGGATTGGATATCTAGATGTTGGCGAAACAGCAATCATTGCAATTGCTTATGCAGCCCATCGCCGTGAAGCTTTTCAAGCATGCGAAGAAGCGGTTGAGCGGGTAAAACATGAAGTGCCTGTTTTCAAAGAGGAGTTCTTTACAGATGGTACAAGTCACTATGTAGAAGGTTGCTGTATTCGTAAGGATGCACCGCAAGAACATAAGCATCACCATCATGCCGGCCATGAACACTCACACTGA
- the moaCB gene encoding bifunctional molybdenum cofactor biosynthesis protein MoaC/MoaB: MKNVGMKPESYRVAEAQAILYAPPHCIELLRQGNTEKGDALKTARVAGILAAKRTDELIPLCHPLPIYRADVEYELEHDFVKIITVVETIGPTGVEMEALTAASLAGLTIYDMLKPHCEPEELWMDQCKLLKKKGGKSHFKRVLRQPVSAAVIVLSDTVAAGRKPDTAGKSVVETLTEAGFDPIHYQILPDEADTLKNLVLELSKSYACIMTVGGTGIGKRDITVDTLEPLLERKLDGLMEAARSFGQKRTPYAAMSRGVAGFIDRSLVVTLPGSRGGASESMAAILPALVHIFDVCRDLPHPGGYE, translated from the coding sequence ATGAAAAACGTAGGAATGAAGCCGGAAAGTTATCGTGTTGCTGAAGCGCAAGCAATTTTATATGCACCACCACACTGTATTGAGTTATTAAGACAAGGAAATACTGAAAAAGGGGATGCATTAAAAACCGCACGTGTTGCAGGAATTTTGGCAGCAAAACGAACTGATGAGCTGATTCCTTTGTGTCATCCACTGCCGATTTATCGTGCAGATGTTGAATATGAATTAGAACATGATTTTGTAAAGATTATTACCGTGGTCGAAACCATTGGTCCAACTGGCGTAGAAATGGAAGCCTTAACGGCTGCAAGTCTTGCAGGGTTAACCATTTATGACATGTTAAAACCGCATTGTGAACCAGAAGAGCTCTGGATGGATCAATGTAAATTGCTTAAGAAAAAAGGTGGAAAATCACACTTTAAGCGAGTTCTTCGTCAGCCTGTTTCGGCGGCTGTTATTGTGCTGTCCGATACCGTAGCTGCTGGTAGAAAGCCAGATACTGCTGGAAAATCTGTGGTTGAAACTTTAACCGAGGCAGGATTCGATCCGATTCACTACCAGATTTTGCCAGATGAAGCGGATACTTTAAAAAACTTAGTGCTTGAGTTGAGCAAATCATATGCTTGCATTATGACCGTCGGCGGTACTGGAATTGGTAAGCGTGATATTACGGTTGATACGCTAGAGCCACTTCTTGAGCGTAAGCTAGATGGTTTAATGGAAGCTGCGCGTTCATTTGGGCAAAAACGCACGCCATATGCTGCAATGTCGCGTGGAGTAGCTGGTTTTATCGACCGTTCTCTAGTGGTGACTTTACCGGGAAGCCGTGGTGGAGCAAGTGAATCAATGGCTGCTATTTTACCTGCATTAGTCCATATTTTTGATGTTTGCCGTGATTTACCACATCCGGGAGGCTATGAATAA